A window of Flavobacterium flavigenum contains these coding sequences:
- a CDS encoding PH domain-containing protein, with product MKEQFKKFLNEEQDPKAIEKITSKLNDLLMKGEEVGYIAVQKKPAITVFPDSIVLTNKRIIICKPKNLGLSMDFTDYTWDDVAGAFVKENILGSEFSFNTNTDLSISIDYIPKIQARKIYTYAKEQLDLLKNPVTIAAPVSETIQAEEPEDTVEEIETEEVTNFAEILPAAPSYTETFEPIQQTQSTGERKLSELSKEELFDKLQNYKKLLDNGLILQGEYDNYKKEILSYM from the coding sequence ATGAAAGAACAATTTAAAAAATTTCTGAACGAAGAGCAAGATCCTAAAGCGATTGAAAAAATTACTTCAAAACTCAATGATTTATTGATGAAAGGAGAGGAAGTAGGATATATTGCAGTTCAAAAAAAACCTGCAATTACTGTTTTTCCGGATAGTATTGTATTAACGAATAAAAGAATTATTATTTGTAAACCTAAAAATCTGGGTCTTTCAATGGATTTTACAGATTATACCTGGGATGATGTTGCGGGAGCTTTTGTAAAAGAAAATATTCTGGGTTCAGAATTTTCTTTTAATACCAATACTGATTTGTCAATTTCAATTGATTATATTCCAAAAATCCAGGCCAGAAAAATATATACATACGCAAAAGAACAATTGGATTTACTTAAAAATCCGGTGACTATAGCAGCTCCGGTTTCAGAAACTATTCAGGCAGAAGAGCCAGAGGATACAGTTGAAGAAATTGAAACAGAAGAAGTAACTAATTTTGCAGAAATTTTACCGGCAGCTCCGTCTTACACAGAGACTTTCGAACCAATTCAACAAACTCAGTCAACAGGTGAGCGTAAATTAAGTGAATTATCTAAAGAAGAGCTTTTTGATAAATTACAGAATTATAAAAAACTGCTGGATAATGGCTTAATTCTCCAGGGTGAATATGATAATTACAAAAAAGAAATTTTAAGTTATATGTAA
- a CDS encoding IS3 family transposase has product MELRHLYDLDLLLNRTNMARSSFYYYEKQSKSVDKYQIIKEFIKSIYHKHKGRYGYRRITDELNNKGITINHKTVFRLMKLLGLKSIIRIKKYKSYKGEQGKIAPNILERNFKSEAPNKKWATDITEFNVSGKKLYLSPIIDLFNQEIISYELAERPVFSQVVVMLKKAFKKIPNNTNLTLHSDQGWQYQMKQYQHLLKKKGIVQSMSRKGNCLDNAIIENFFGILSELFYLKKYSSISQLKQDIENYIIYYNRERIKSNLNKMSPIQYRAHHYQN; this is encoded by the coding sequence ATGGAATTAAGGCATTTATATGATTTAGATTTACTTTTGAATCGTACTAATATGGCACGTAGCAGTTTTTACTACTATGAAAAACAAAGCAAATCTGTGGATAAGTATCAAATTATAAAAGAATTTATAAAATCCATTTATCACAAGCACAAAGGTCGTTATGGCTATAGAAGAATTACCGACGAATTAAACAATAAAGGGATAACTATCAATCATAAAACAGTTTTCAGATTGATGAAGCTATTAGGGCTAAAAAGCATTATTAGAATAAAAAAATATAAATCATATAAAGGGGAACAGGGCAAAATCGCACCTAATATTTTGGAACGCAATTTTAAATCAGAAGCTCCAAATAAAAAATGGGCAACCGACATAACCGAGTTTAATGTATCAGGGAAAAAACTATATTTATCGCCTATTATAGACTTATTCAACCAAGAAATTATCAGTTATGAGCTAGCGGAACGACCCGTATTTAGTCAAGTGGTCGTGATGTTAAAAAAAGCATTTAAGAAAATACCAAACAATACTAATTTGACCTTACATTCTGATCAAGGCTGGCAATACCAAATGAAACAATACCAGCATTTATTGAAAAAAAAAGGAATCGTACAGAGTATGTCCAGAAAAGGGAATTGTCTGGATAATGCGATTATAGAAAACTTCTTCGGGATATTATCCGAATTGTTTTACCTTAAAAAGTACAGTTCTATAAGTCAATTAAAACAAGATATCGAAAATTATATTATCTATTACAATAGAGAAAGAATCAAGTCAAATTTAAACAAAATGAGCCCGATACAATATCGAGCTCATCATTATCAAAATTAA
- a CDS encoding helix-turn-helix domain-containing protein codes for MDRKVKFNYAFKLECVELVLKKHYSNVYVSRLKGLDESNIRKWVAFYKAYGKEGLLPRRNHNYTVDFKLKVLKAIKKESLSLRETSVKFNIADASILLKWQKDFANFGVEALQPKPKGRPKSMSNFKRKKRKSDKPLSREEELLLEIEALRCENDLLKKLQALIQAEEAAKKRKP; via the coding sequence ATGGACAGAAAAGTAAAATTCAATTATGCATTTAAGTTAGAATGTGTAGAATTAGTTTTAAAGAAACATTATTCGAACGTGTATGTTTCAAGATTGAAGGGTTTGGACGAGTCCAATATCCGTAAATGGGTAGCTTTTTATAAAGCATACGGCAAAGAGGGCTTATTACCTAGAAGGAATCATAATTATACGGTTGATTTTAAGTTAAAGGTTCTAAAAGCCATTAAAAAAGAATCACTTTCCTTACGCGAGACCTCGGTGAAGTTTAATATTGCCGATGCATCTATTCTGTTAAAATGGCAAAAAGATTTTGCTAACTTTGGAGTTGAAGCATTACAACCAAAACCCAAAGGCAGGCCCAAATCTATGAGCAATTTCAAACGTAAAAAACGCAAATCAGACAAGCCATTATCCAGGGAAGAAGAACTTCTCTTGGAAATTGAAGCCCTGCGCTGTGAGAACGATTTGCTAAAAAAGCTACAAGCCTTAATTCAAGCCGAAGAAGCAGCCAAAAAGCGCAAGCCATAA
- the rodA gene encoding rod shape-determining protein RodA codes for MKNQSVKKNIDWISVIIYSILVILGWLNIYSSSLSSTEGTYEKQLIFIGCTIPLIFVVLFVDGKFYEKYASIIFGVALLSLAGLFLFGKTIAGQRCWYAIGSFTLQPSEFAKAATSLALAKYLSDTQINLKETNRQIQALAIIFLPVILILPQPDPGSALIYSIFIIVLYREGLPAWYVWTGFITILLFVLTLILEPYVVILIAFAVLAIIHFKGRAVDRNIILSSILLAIISAFVFSVDYVFDHVFKQHHRDRFNILLGKTVDMKGIGYNTNQSEIAIGSGGWTGKGFLEGTQTKGGFVPEQHTDYIFTTVGEEWGFVGSFIVIALFAGLLLRIIYLAERQKTKFSRVYGYCVAGILFIHFFVNIAMVVGIFPTIGVPLPFFSYGGSGLWGFTILLFIFLKMDANKVNEW; via the coding sequence ATGAAAAATCAAAGTGTAAAAAAAAATATTGATTGGATAAGCGTTATCATTTACAGTATTCTGGTGATTCTGGGGTGGTTAAACATATATTCGTCTTCCTTATCTTCTACAGAAGGAACTTATGAAAAGCAGTTAATATTTATTGGCTGTACCATTCCTTTAATTTTCGTTGTTTTATTCGTTGACGGTAAATTCTATGAAAAATATGCCAGTATCATCTTTGGAGTTGCATTATTATCGCTGGCCGGACTGTTTCTCTTTGGAAAAACAATTGCAGGACAAAGATGCTGGTACGCTATCGGAAGCTTTACACTTCAGCCATCAGAATTTGCGAAAGCAGCTACTTCATTGGCCTTAGCCAAATACCTGAGCGACACACAAATTAATCTTAAGGAAACCAATCGTCAAATACAGGCTCTTGCCATAATATTCCTGCCTGTAATTTTGATCTTGCCGCAACCGGATCCCGGGAGTGCTTTAATTTATAGTATTTTCATTATTGTTTTATATCGGGAAGGACTGCCTGCCTGGTATGTATGGACCGGTTTCATAACCATACTTTTATTTGTACTAACACTCATTTTAGAACCTTATGTTGTCATTTTAATTGCGTTCGCAGTATTGGCTATTATACATTTTAAAGGAAGAGCTGTTGACCGTAATATTATTTTAAGCAGTATACTCCTGGCCATTATTTCAGCATTTGTTTTTTCAGTTGATTATGTTTTTGATCATGTTTTTAAACAACATCACAGAGATCGTTTCAATATATTACTAGGAAAAACAGTCGATATGAAAGGTATCGGATACAATACTAACCAATCTGAGATTGCTATAGGATCAGGAGGCTGGACAGGAAAAGGTTTTTTAGAGGGGACACAGACAAAAGGTGGTTTTGTACCAGAACAGCACACTGATTACATATTTACAACTGTAGGCGAAGAATGGGGATTTGTTGGCTCCTTTATTGTTATTGCATTATTTGCCGGATTACTTTTAAGAATTATTTATTTAGCTGAAAGACAAAAAACAAAATTTAGCAGAGTATACGGATATTGTGTTGCCGGAATTTTATTCATTCACTTTTTTGTAAACATTGCCATGGTAGTTGGTATTTTCCCAACAATTGGTGTACCTCTGCCTTTCTTTTCTTATGGAGGATCTGGTTTATGGGGATTCACCATTTTACTTTTTATATTCTTAAAAATGGATGCCAATAAAGTTAATGAATGGTAG